A portion of the Aphelocoma coerulescens isolate FSJ_1873_10779 chromosome 1, UR_Acoe_1.0, whole genome shotgun sequence genome contains these proteins:
- the LOC138119444 gene encoding antigen WC1.1-like, with protein MAIKEHLSTPVLWLLLLSIQVSLGADELRLSNGTGPCSGRVEVKHKEQWGTVCDGDWTIKDAEVVCKQLHCGYAVKALNRAPFGEGTGPTWLYRVDCRGDESALWNCTHTGWGAFTCPHYFDIGVICSGFSDLRLTGGDTACSGHLEVKQEESWVTVCFSHIDFKTASVVCNELECGHAVDTLRGTHFGDRHELIWQEEFHCVGNEIRLADCPRNIHHTNTCSHDATVVCSGYGGYRLANGSTACSGRVELLHGGTWGTLCDYLWDLPAANILCQQLDCGVALQIPSEQSFGEGNGTVWNGTFSCKKNGSRLRDCPVRALSHDECPAGKEARVVCSGCPGGRLVNGTTCSGIVEIRHGDTWGRLCRSHWNLQAASVLCHQLNCGYAKSIQMEDGFVDGNGPIWRDVFHCEGTESCLWDCAQVTLGNPTCSAEEAATVTCSGLAESLRLSGGESRCDGRVEIFLHGMWSRVLDDDWDIKDAHVVCRQLQCGTAEKAYYLPKSERGMGLVGLRSVQCTGNETQLMFCNTSHHQTVPTGVSEDVGVICLGSRQMKLVNGTNRCAGRVELYHHGIWGTICDDNWDLSDANVVCKQLGCGHAIEAFVSAHYGAGSGQIWLDDVNCTGAESDLWACPSRAWGQHNCQHKEDAGVLCSDFLALRLVNGNDCAGRVEVFYNGTWGSVCSNRMSQLTAATVCKHLGCGEGGRIATDFKYGRGSGPTWLDHIECTEQHSSLWQCQSDPWNPQSCDNRAEETHITCTGRREATSPAAFAECPNSTSCSDREKLRVMGGEDECSGRVEIWHQGSWGTICDDTWDMADANVVCRQLGCGSAVSALSEAAFGEGTGPIWLEKVHCKGTELSLWDCPTKPLLGKNCDHKEDAAVNCSGVSETTASPTRADRPRRPATGSTRLSVPVILSIILGTLLCLVLAILAGQIRRARAQQRGGLSYDPFSEAVYEEIDYSLMRKKQGVTFLSGLCVSKPKKQVYREDSDEENGPEATQETSPLPENALEDGYDDATEAHRPRDASLSGQNEQDIIGIPGESDRNKYSQTGEARRAVQFCSYSQLIYTRALLSLQP; from the exons GTGCTGATGAATTGAGGCTGTCAAACGGAACAGGCCcctgctctgggagagtggaagtaAAACATAAGGAGCAGTGGGGAACCGTGTGTGATGGTGACTGGACCATAAAAGACGCTGAGGTTGTTTGTAAGCAACTACATTGTGGATATGCTGTTAAGGCCCTTAATCGAGCTCCTTTTGGAGAAGGAACTGGACCGACATGGTTGTACCGAGTTGATTGCCGTGGTGATGAATCTGCTCTCTGGAACTGCACACATACAGGATGGGGTGCTTTTACCTGCCCCCATTACTTTGATATTGGAGTGATCTGCTCAG gcttCTCTGATCTGCGTCTGACTGGAGGGGACACTGCCTGCTCAGGACATTTGGAAGTAAAGCAAGAAGAATCTTGGGTGACTGTCTGTTTTTCACACATTGATTTCAAAACTGCCTCAGTTGTATGTAATGAGTTAGAGTGTGGCCATGCTGTGGATACCTTGAGAGGAACTCACTTCGGAGACAGACATGAACTGATCTGGCAAGAGGAGTTTCACTGTGTAGGGAATGAGATTCGCCTTGCAGACTGTCCCAGGAACATACACCACACTAACACGTGCTCTCATGATGCCACTGTTGTGTGTTCAG GCTACGGTGGGTACAGGCTGGCAAATGGCAGCACTGCATGCTCAGGGAGAGTAGAGCTTCTTCACGGAGGCACATGGGGAACCCTGTGTGACTACCTGTGGGATCTACCAGCTGCCAAtatcctctgccagcagctagACTGTGGAGTTGCACTACAGATACCAAGTGAACAGTCCTTTGGGGAAGGAAATGGGACTGTCTGGAATGGCACATTCAGCTGCAAGAAGAATGGCTCACGCCTGAGAGACTGTCCTGTGCGTGCTCTAAGTCATGATGAATGCCCTGCTGGAAAAGAGGCTCGTGTGGTGTGTTCAG GGTGTCCAGGGGGCAGGCTGGTGAACGGCACCACATGCTCTGGCATAGTGGAGATCCGCCATGGAGACACGTGGGGAAGACTCTGCCGCTCCCACTGGAATTTGCAAGCTGCCAGTGTTCTCTGCCATCAGCTGAACTGTGGCTATGCAAAGTCAATCCAGATGGAAGACGGTTTTGTGGATGGGAATGGGCCTATATGGAGAGATGTTTTTCACTGTGAAGGCACAGAGTCCTGCCTGTGGGATTGTGCTCAAGTGACTTTGGGCAATCCAACATGTTCAGCCGAAGAAGCAGCCACTGTAACTTGCTCAG GTCTTGCTGAATCACTCAGACTCTCAGGGGGCGAGAGCCGCTGTGATGGGCGAGTTGAGATCTTCCTCCATGGCATGTGGAGCAGAGTCCTGGATGATGACTGGGACATTAAGGATGCTCATGTGGTGTGCAGACAGCTCCAGTGTGGAACTGCCGAGAAAGCCTATTACCTTCCAAAGTCTGAGCGAGGGATGGGTCTTGTTGGCCTAAGGAGTGTCCAGTGTACTGGAAATGAGACTCAGCTGATGTTCTGCAACACTTCCCATCATCAGACAGTGCCAACAGGAGTTTCTGAAGATGTTGGCGTGATTTGTTTGG GCAGCAGGCAGATGAAGCTGGTGAATGGAACAAACCGCTGCGCTGGGAGAGTAGAGCTTTATCATCATGGCATCTGGGGCACCATCTGCGATGATAACTGGGATCTATCAGATGCCAATGTTGTTTGCAAACAGCTTGGATGTGGACATGCCATCGAGGCATTTGTCTCTGCTCATTATGGAGCAGGGTCAGGACAGATCTGGCTGGATGACGTGAATTGTACTGGGGCTGAATCTGATCTCTGGGCATGTCCCTCTAGGGCGTGGGGCCAGCACAACTGCCAACACAAAGAGGATGCTGGAGTCTTGTGCTCAG ATTTCCTGGCTCTGAGGCTGGTGAATGGCAATGACTGTGCTGGGCGTGTAGAAGTTTTCTACAACGGGACGTGGGGGAGCGTTTGTTCCAATCGCATGTCCCAGCTCACCGCAGCAACTGTGTGCAAACACCTGGGCtgtggagagggaggaagaatAGCAACAGACTTCAAATACGGCAGAGGGTCTGGGCCCACCTGGCTGGACCACATTGAGTGCActgagcagcacagctccctcTGGCAGTGTCAGTCAGACCCCTGGAATCCTCAGTCGTGTGATAACCGAGCAGAAGAGACCCATATTACTTGCACTG gaagaagggaggcAACATCTCCAGCTGCATTTGCTGAGTGTCCAAACTCTACAAGTTGTTCAG ACCGGGAGAAGTTGCGAGTCATGGGAGGAGAGGATGAATGTTCAGGCAGAGTGGAGATTTGGCACCAGGGTTCCTGGGGAACAATCTGTGATGACACCTGGGACATGGCAGATGCCAATGTTGTATGcaggcagctgggctgtggaTCTGCTGTGTCTGCTCTCAGTGAAGCTGCCTTTGGGGAAGGGACTGGTCCCATCTGGTTGGAGAAGGTGCACTGTAAAGGAACAGAGCTGTCTCTTTGGGACTGTCCTACCAAGCCTTTGTTAGGCAAAAACTGTGACCATAAGGAAGATGCTGCTGTGAATTGCTCTG GTGTGTCAGAAACAACAGCATCACCCACGAGAGCAG ATCGTCCCCGCCgccctgccacaggcagcacGAGACTTTCAGTGCCTGTCATCCTCTCCATTATCCTGGGGACCCTTCTCTGCCTGGTCCTTGCCATTCTTGCTGGGCAGATCCGACgtgccagggcacagcagagAGGTGG ACTATCCTACGATCCCTTCTCCGAGGCTGTCTATGAAGAGATTGATTACAGCCTGATGAGGAAAAAGCAGGGTGTGACTTTCCTCTcaggtctgtgtgt CTCAAAACCCAAGAAACAGGTCTATAGGGAGGACAGTGATGAAGAAAATGGTCCTGAGGCAACCCAAG AGACCTCTCCACTGCCTGAAAATGCCCTGGAAGATGGTTATGATGATGCAACAGAAGCTCATAGACCTAGAGATGCTTCTCTTTCTGGGCAGAATGAACAGGATATTATTGGGATCCCTGGAGAAAGTGACAGAAACAAGTATTCACAGACAGGTGAGGCTAGAAGAGCAGTGCAGTTCTGTTCTTACAGCCAGCTAATCTATACCCGTGCTCTGCTTTCCTTACAGCCATAA